A window from Vigna angularis cultivar LongXiaoDou No.4 chromosome 7, ASM1680809v1, whole genome shotgun sequence encodes these proteins:
- the LOC128197716 gene encoding secreted RxLR effector protein 161-like — MEICNNTNIPVIANLKLSIQANDKKVDATLFKRIVGSLRYVCNSRLDISYGVGMVSRFMSDLIQSHLATAKHILCYLKGTADFGLFFPKKSDSTDGVLRAWSYSDWCGDQVDRKNTYGYLFKYMGAPISWCSKK; from the coding sequence ATGGAAATTTGTAACAACACCAATATACCAGTTATAGCAAACTTAAAGTTGTCTATTCAAGCAAATGATAAGAAGGTTGATGCTACCTTGTTTAAGCGTATTGTAGGATCACTCAGGTATGTCTGTAATAGTAGACTGGATATCAGTTATGGAGTTGGGATGGTAAGTAGATTCATGAGTGATCTCATACAATCCCACCTTGCTACTGCCAAACATATATTGTGTTACTTAAAAGGAACTGCAGACTTCGGTCTTTTCTTTCCCAAGAAGTCTGATAGCACAGATGGAGTGTTGAGAGCTTGGAGTTATTCGGATTGGTGTGGAGATCAAGTGGATAGAAAAAACACATATGGCTACTTGTTTAAGTATATGGGCGCACCGATTTCCTGGTGTTCTAAGAAGTAG
- the LOC108337890 gene encoding uncharacterized protein LOC108337890 yields the protein MEKHKVEHEDKLKHRFSLCLHLLYIRPNQLSHILRCKMENLRRHFRKKKDSYSVIGRVKRNGHCKKHPKHNQSPGVCSLCLREKLAQLSSYNARPTPSSIGSSASSSSSLSSYSSSYYSSASSSSNASPMHCFCFAGEAKSSSSSLSIFLLSGNHGMVKGKCSALDIVQRRDSEGGVYDDHRSACKSGFWFKLLNCNSKRMKKYDREDNDKLVRSVSIKV from the coding sequence ATGGAAAAACACAAAGTCGAACATGAAGACAAACTCAAACATCGTTTTTCCCTTTGCCTCCACCTCCTCTATATAAGACCAAACCAACTTTCCCACATTCTAAGATGCAAAATGGAAAACCTAAGACGACATTTCCGCAAGAAAAAAGACAGCTACAGTGTGATTGGCCGCGTGAAGCGCAATGGCCACTGCAAGAAGCACCCCAAACACAACCAATCACCCGGTGTCTGTTCTCTTTGCTTGAGGGAAAAGCTTGCTCAGTTATCTTCTTATAACGCACGTCCAACACCCTCTTCTATTGGTTCttcagcttcttcttcttcttctctttcttcttattCCTCATCCTATTACTCctcagcttcttcttcttccaatgcTTCTCCAATGCATTGCTTCTGTTTCGCTGGGGAGGCAAAGAGTAGCTCTTCTTCGCTTTCTATCTTTCTTCTCAGTGGTAACCATGGAATGGTAAAGGGTAAGTGTAGCGCATTGGATATTGTTCAAAGAAGAGATTCTGAAGGTGGTGTCTATGATGATCATAGGAGTGCCTGCAAAAGTGGATTTTGGTTCAAGTTGCTTAACTGTAATAgcaaaagaatgaagaaataTGACAGGGAGGATAATGATAAACTCGTTCGTTCTGTGtctataaaagtataa